One window of the Archangium primigenium genome contains the following:
- a CDS encoding DUF2135 domain-containing protein, with protein sequence MLPVLLAALLSQAPTPAAPRQQGVPIGKGKTPATVRLSAPRGGWTVDRMLLVEGTVSDTTIDPVVLSINGDRYLMRTYNGRFQRKFPAASGKNVVTVMATNQGGTTRTQATSYAQIPPVPLKTILTSDTEGVYTDLHIYEPTADSVTPGTGGAPSTLDVKKMAHVYWADTESPSGGTFFLNAQGDTAYDDPAYGPYLYVHRAPPRGLYLIATNYWPSGDKAHTVATLNVVLYEGTPQETRRMVRVPLATPGTTRVLAWVNVLGDGKAEVYVPGQDAMPKGAFWPGNLDAAVKGLSSY encoded by the coding sequence ATGCTGCCTGTACTGCTGGCCGCGCTGCTCTCCCAGGCCCCGACTCCCGCCGCTCCCCGCCAGCAAGGCGTCCCCATCGGCAAGGGGAAGACTCCGGCCACGGTGCGGCTGAGCGCGCCCCGGGGCGGCTGGACGGTGGACCGGATGCTGCTCGTGGAGGGCACCGTCAGCGACACCACCATCGATCCCGTGGTGCTCTCCATCAACGGCGACCGCTACCTGATGCGCACGTACAACGGGCGCTTCCAGCGCAAGTTCCCCGCCGCCAGCGGCAAGAACGTCGTCACCGTCATGGCCACCAACCAGGGCGGCACCACGCGCACCCAGGCCACCAGCTACGCGCAGATTCCCCCCGTGCCGCTCAAGACGATCCTCACCAGCGACACCGAGGGCGTCTACACGGACCTGCACATCTACGAGCCCACCGCGGACAGCGTCACGCCGGGCACGGGCGGCGCGCCCTCCACGCTCGACGTGAAGAAGATGGCCCACGTGTACTGGGCCGACACCGAGAGCCCCAGCGGCGGCACCTTCTTCCTCAACGCCCAGGGCGACACGGCCTACGACGATCCGGCCTACGGGCCCTACCTCTACGTGCACCGCGCGCCGCCCCGGGGCCTGTACCTCATCGCCACCAACTACTGGCCCAGCGGCGACAAGGCCCACACCGTGGCCACGCTCAACGTGGTGCTCTACGAGGGCACGCCCCAGGAGACGCGCCGCATGGTGCGCGTGCCGCTGGCCACGCCGGGCACCACGCGCGTGCTCGCGTGGGTGAACGTGCTCGGCGACGGCAAGGCCGAGGTGTACGTGCCCGGGCAGGACGCCATGCCCAAGGGCGCCTTCTGGCCCGGCAACCTCGACGCCGCCGTGAAGGGCCTGTCGAGCTACTGA
- a CDS encoding ATP-binding cassette domain-containing protein translates to MSPAPGADPARLIDLRDVTRVFHVGGEEVRALRGVSFGIARGEWVAIIGQSGSGKSTLMNVLGCLDTPSSGSYLLNGKNVSHMVDDELAVVRNEEIGFIFQTFQLLPRETALANVELPLVYRGIGPKERRERARAALAKVQLEHRMHHRPNELSGGQRQRVAIARALVAEPSMLLADEPTGNLDSATGEEIVRLFEELHRAGNTLVLVTHEPKLAARCPRAIRLSDGHVVADGPGRDVALGGDAHGLAAGGA, encoded by the coding sequence GTGAGCCCGGCACCGGGGGCGGATCCCGCCCGGCTCATCGACCTGCGGGACGTCACGCGCGTCTTCCACGTGGGCGGCGAGGAGGTGCGCGCCTTGCGCGGCGTGTCCTTCGGCATCGCCCGGGGTGAGTGGGTGGCCATCATCGGCCAGTCGGGCTCCGGCAAGAGCACGCTCATGAACGTGCTCGGCTGCCTGGATACGCCCTCGAGCGGCAGCTACCTGCTCAACGGCAAGAACGTGTCCCACATGGTGGACGACGAGCTGGCCGTGGTGCGCAACGAGGAGATCGGCTTCATCTTCCAGACGTTCCAGCTCCTGCCGCGCGAGACGGCGCTGGCCAACGTGGAGCTGCCGCTGGTGTACCGGGGCATCGGGCCCAAGGAGCGGCGGGAGCGGGCGCGCGCGGCCCTGGCCAAGGTGCAGCTGGAGCACCGCATGCACCACCGGCCCAACGAGCTGTCCGGCGGTCAGCGCCAGCGCGTGGCCATCGCCCGGGCGCTGGTGGCCGAGCCGTCCATGCTCCTGGCCGACGAGCCCACGGGCAACCTGGACTCGGCCACGGGCGAGGAGATCGTCCGCCTGTTCGAGGAGCTGCACCGCGCGGGCAACACGCTGGTGCTCGTCACGCACGAGCCGAAGCTGGCGGCGCGCTGTCCGCGGGCCATCCGCCTGAGTGACGGGCATGTGGTGGCGGACGGGCCGGGGCGCGACGTGGCCCTGGGCGGGGACGCGCACGGCCTGGCCGCGGGGGGCGCATGA
- a CDS encoding efflux RND transporter periplasmic adaptor subunit: protein MKWWKAVIAGGLFVGAAAITVGGLKDRPPPSVEVQLTKARKGTITRTITGAGKVQSATTVKISSNLSGDLVELLVKEGMTVKKGQVLGRIDRRRYAAGVKQALAAQNAARSDAQVTQVEADRANADLERVLALGRKELASSAEVDQAKALRDSALGRLAAAQQRLAQASAVYEEQQSNLENTTLLSPIEGTVIEVSREVGERVRGSDLSEDVVMTIAALNVMEVKFEVGEHEVVHLKPGQPAEISVDALEGERFEGEVVQIAQQALIKNPGTEAEVTSFPVQVALSSRPPRVLPGMSAEARISAETHKDTVLVPIQSVTVRPEKSLPDFTPPVEGGGLAAQRRGESLAKVVFVVDADNKAQARRVRTGIASDSDLEILEGIQEGDRVVEGPYRTLSKEIKSGDMVREPQQGGPGGSKS, encoded by the coding sequence ATGAAGTGGTGGAAGGCGGTCATCGCAGGCGGTCTGTTCGTCGGGGCGGCGGCCATCACCGTGGGGGGCTTGAAGGATCGGCCCCCGCCCTCGGTGGAGGTGCAGTTGACCAAGGCGCGCAAGGGCACCATCACGCGCACCATCACCGGCGCGGGCAAGGTGCAGTCGGCCACGACGGTGAAGATCTCCTCCAACCTCTCCGGCGACCTGGTGGAGCTGCTGGTCAAGGAGGGCATGACGGTCAAGAAGGGGCAGGTGCTCGGCCGCATCGACCGGCGCCGCTACGCGGCCGGGGTGAAGCAGGCGCTCGCCGCCCAGAACGCGGCGCGCTCGGACGCGCAGGTGACCCAGGTGGAGGCGGACCGGGCCAACGCGGACCTCGAGCGGGTGCTGGCCCTGGGGCGCAAGGAATTGGCCTCCAGCGCCGAGGTGGATCAGGCCAAGGCCCTGCGGGACTCGGCCCTGGGTCGGCTCGCCGCGGCGCAGCAGCGCCTGGCGCAGGCCTCCGCCGTGTACGAGGAGCAGCAGAGCAACCTGGAGAACACGACGCTCCTGTCGCCCATCGAGGGCACCGTCATCGAGGTGTCGCGCGAGGTGGGCGAGCGCGTGCGAGGCTCGGACCTGTCCGAGGACGTGGTGATGACCATCGCGGCGCTCAACGTCATGGAGGTGAAGTTCGAGGTGGGCGAGCACGAGGTGGTGCACCTCAAGCCCGGCCAGCCGGCGGAGATCTCCGTGGACGCGCTCGAGGGTGAGCGCTTCGAGGGCGAGGTGGTGCAGATCGCCCAGCAGGCGCTCATCAAGAACCCGGGCACCGAGGCCGAGGTGACGAGCTTCCCGGTGCAGGTGGCGCTCAGCTCGCGGCCGCCCCGGGTGTTGCCGGGCATGAGCGCCGAGGCGCGCATCTCCGCCGAGACGCACAAGGACACGGTGCTCGTGCCCATCCAGTCGGTGACGGTGCGGCCGGAGAAGTCGCTGCCGGACTTCACGCCCCCGGTGGAGGGCGGTGGCCTGGCGGCGCAGCGTCGGGGCGAGTCACTGGCCAAGGTGGTCTTCGTGGTGGACGCGGACAACAAGGCGCAGGCGCGCCGGGTGCGCACGGGCATCGCCTCGGACTCGGATCTGGAGATCCTCGAGGGCATCCAGGAGGGCGACCGCGTGGTGGAGGGGCCCTACCGCACGCTGTCCAAGGAGATCAAATCGGGAGACATGGTGCGCGAGCCGCAGCAGGGTGGCCCGGGCGGGTCCAAGTCGTGA
- a CDS encoding SET domain-containing protein gives MNNPDFDRIIADNQYHPNVEWRVVPGKGRGVFARKALRKGALVEWAPISRFPASDLKHQDHRESQALHHVFTWSDEPGREKAYAWGLLALYNHSDMPNVEFRDGPIPESGAAFALRDIAAGEELCIDYGYTWFKTK, from the coding sequence ATGAACAACCCGGATTTCGACCGCATCATCGCCGACAACCAGTACCACCCCAACGTCGAGTGGCGGGTCGTTCCGGGGAAGGGACGCGGGGTCTTCGCGCGCAAGGCCCTGCGCAAGGGCGCGCTCGTGGAGTGGGCGCCCATCAGCCGCTTTCCCGCCAGCGATCTCAAGCACCAGGACCACCGAGAGAGCCAGGCGCTGCACCACGTCTTCACCTGGAGCGACGAGCCGGGCCGGGAGAAGGCCTACGCCTGGGGACTGCTCGCGCTCTACAACCACTCGGACATGCCCAACGTGGAGTTCCGCGATGGGCCCATCCCCGAGTCGGGCGCCGCCTTCGCGCTGCGCGACATCGCGGCGGGCGAGGAGCTGTGCATCGACTACGGCTACACGTGGTTCAAGACGAAGTAG
- the msrA gene encoding peptide-methionine (S)-S-oxide reductase MsrA: MWRILNPHKEKLPTPEEALKGRSSRMPVPAKHHVNGAHLEAPFPEGLEQVEFGLGCFWGAERKFWQVPGVYSTSVGYAGGLTPNPTYEEVCSGRTGHTEVVRVVYDPQKVSFETLLKVFWENHDPTQGMRQGNDAGTQYRSAIYWTTEAQRRQAEASREAFQQRLSAAGFGPITTEVRQAPEYFYAEEYHQQYLAKNPNGYCGLGGTGVSCPVGLTTAS, translated from the coding sequence ATGTGGCGAATCCTGAATCCGCACAAAGAGAAGCTGCCGACGCCCGAGGAGGCCCTCAAGGGCCGTTCTTCCCGGATGCCGGTTCCCGCGAAGCACCACGTCAACGGCGCGCACCTGGAGGCCCCCTTCCCCGAGGGCCTGGAGCAGGTGGAGTTCGGCCTGGGCTGTTTCTGGGGCGCCGAGCGCAAGTTCTGGCAGGTGCCCGGCGTGTACTCCACCTCGGTGGGCTACGCGGGAGGCCTCACGCCCAACCCCACCTATGAGGAGGTGTGCTCCGGACGCACCGGCCACACCGAGGTGGTGCGCGTGGTGTACGATCCCCAGAAGGTCTCCTTCGAGACGCTCTTGAAGGTCTTCTGGGAGAACCACGATCCCACCCAGGGCATGCGCCAGGGCAACGACGCGGGCACCCAGTACCGCTCGGCCATCTATTGGACCACGGAGGCGCAGCGGCGGCAGGCGGAGGCCTCGCGCGAGGCCTTCCAGCAGCGGCTGAGCGCGGCCGGCTTCGGCCCCATCACCACGGAAGTGCGCCAGGCGCCCGAGTACTTCTACGCCGAGGAGTACCACCAGCAGTACCTGGCCAAGAACCCCAACGGGTACTGCGGCCTGGGGGGCACCGGCGTGAGCTGCCCGGTGGGGCTCACCACGGCGTCCTGA
- a CDS encoding ABC transporter permease has product MLAALDNLRLAMGTFLGNPLRTLLTLLGIIIGVTTVIAMMALIEGLRIKVNRDLSFLGANTFSVSKWPSGFGRFNWRMYAKRQNFTLEDARAILEVCPSVAQVSGSDSEGGQRISTATLETRPGVSVTGATAEYVETSGVTVAAGRFFGSMDQEDGRAVAVLGMDVVDTLFPGSDPVGQQVRIKGRPFTVVGVLQRRGSFLGMMSMDNEVIVPLRAYGGLYGTKSSLELAVQATSPELLRKAQDEVSFLMRRRRDVAPLAPNDFEVSTNESMTATFNNLSQVITIASFGVCLLSLVVGGIGILNIMLVSVTERTREIGVRKALGARKSRILGQFATEAVLMALLGGALGVGLGYGLAFLARWMLGFNTVVPPWAVALSLGMSSGVGLLFGIYPAARAARLDPVEAMRSD; this is encoded by the coding sequence GTGCTCGCGGCGCTGGACAACCTCCGGCTCGCGATGGGGACCTTCCTGGGCAACCCCCTGCGCACCCTGCTCACGCTGCTGGGCATCATCATCGGGGTCACCACGGTCATCGCCATGATGGCGCTCATCGAGGGCCTGCGCATCAAGGTGAACCGGGACCTGTCGTTCCTCGGCGCCAACACCTTCTCGGTGAGCAAGTGGCCCTCGGGGTTCGGCCGCTTCAACTGGCGCATGTACGCCAAGCGCCAGAACTTCACGCTCGAGGACGCGCGCGCCATCCTGGAGGTCTGCCCCTCGGTGGCGCAGGTGTCCGGCTCGGACAGCGAGGGCGGCCAGCGCATCTCCACCGCCACCCTGGAGACGCGCCCCGGGGTGAGCGTCACGGGCGCCACGGCCGAGTACGTGGAGACGAGCGGCGTCACGGTGGCCGCGGGCCGCTTCTTCGGCTCCATGGATCAGGAGGACGGCCGGGCGGTGGCGGTGCTGGGCATGGACGTGGTGGACACGCTCTTTCCGGGCTCGGATCCCGTGGGCCAGCAGGTGCGCATCAAGGGCCGGCCCTTCACGGTGGTGGGCGTGCTGCAGCGGCGCGGCAGCTTCCTGGGCATGATGAGCATGGACAACGAGGTCATCGTCCCGCTGCGCGCCTACGGCGGGCTGTATGGCACGAAGAGCTCGCTGGAGCTGGCGGTGCAGGCCACCTCGCCCGAGCTGCTGCGCAAGGCCCAGGACGAGGTGTCCTTCCTCATGCGGCGCCGGCGGGACGTGGCGCCGCTCGCGCCCAATGACTTCGAGGTGAGCACCAACGAGTCCATGACCGCGACGTTCAACAACCTCTCCCAGGTCATCACCATCGCGAGCTTCGGCGTGTGCCTGCTGTCGCTCGTGGTGGGCGGCATCGGCATCCTCAACATCATGCTGGTGTCGGTGACGGAGCGCACCCGGGAGATCGGCGTGCGCAAGGCGCTGGGCGCGCGCAAGAGCCGCATCCTCGGCCAGTTCGCCACCGAGGCCGTGCTGATGGCCCTGCTGGGCGGCGCGCTCGGCGTGGGCCTGGGCTACGGGCTGGCCTTCCTCGCGCGCTGGATGCTGGGCTTCAACACCGTGGTGCCCCCGTGGGCGGTGGCGCTCTCCCTGGGCATGAGCTCCGGCGTGGGCCTCCTCTTCGGCATCTACCCGGCGGCTCGCGCCGCGCGGTTGGATCCCGTGGAGGCCATGCGCTCGGACTAG
- a CDS encoding ABC transporter permease — MNRVVRVDVLEGARIALFSLKSNRMRTVLTTVGIGIGVATLLAIVGIIQGLNASFDKQLASMGTNTLYVSKFPWVMKGDWWQFRNRKNFTLGQVDQIRSQFTYMSGLAPMVARAGDVSFNGEQLSMVDVTGTTSEYISVASYQVLSGRPLTDGDDAMSRPVAVIGATVAANLFPGGLDPIGRTIRIDGRPFQVVGTLAPKGKLLDRDQDLTVLVPFKTFYASFGRRSFSMAISIKSTEDMRKAEDQLVGILRRVRGTPPGQPDDFSINRPEMLAQTYEQLTGALYGVAVGVGFITLLVGGIGIMNIMLVSVRERTREIGIRRALGARKRTIVLQFLMEASAVSALGGLLGTIVGLGTAKVLSLVTPLAADVRWSTVAGGVGFAALVGLLFGIWPAARAAQLDPVEALRYE, encoded by the coding sequence ATGAACCGGGTGGTCCGCGTGGACGTGCTGGAGGGGGCGCGCATCGCGCTCTTCTCGCTCAAGAGCAACCGCATGCGCACGGTGCTCACCACGGTGGGCATCGGCATCGGCGTGGCCACGCTGCTGGCCATCGTCGGCATCATCCAGGGGCTCAACGCCTCCTTCGACAAGCAGCTGGCGTCCATGGGCACCAACACGCTCTACGTCTCCAAGTTCCCCTGGGTGATGAAGGGCGACTGGTGGCAGTTCCGCAACCGCAAGAACTTCACCCTGGGCCAGGTGGATCAGATCCGCTCGCAGTTCACGTACATGTCCGGGCTCGCCCCCATGGTGGCCCGCGCCGGGGACGTGTCCTTCAATGGCGAGCAGCTCTCCATGGTGGACGTCACCGGCACCACGTCCGAGTACATCAGCGTCGCCTCCTACCAGGTGCTCTCGGGCCGTCCGCTCACGGATGGGGACGACGCCATGTCCCGGCCGGTGGCGGTCATCGGCGCCACGGTGGCGGCCAACCTCTTTCCCGGCGGGCTGGATCCCATCGGGCGCACCATTCGCATCGACGGGCGACCCTTCCAGGTGGTGGGCACGCTCGCGCCCAAGGGCAAGCTGCTGGATCGGGATCAGGACCTGACCGTCCTGGTGCCCTTCAAGACGTTCTACGCGTCCTTTGGCCGGCGCAGCTTCAGCATGGCCATCTCCATCAAGAGCACCGAGGACATGCGCAAGGCGGAGGATCAGCTCGTGGGCATCCTGCGGCGCGTGCGGGGCACGCCTCCGGGCCAGCCGGACGACTTCTCCATCAACCGGCCGGAGATGCTGGCCCAGACGTACGAGCAGCTCACCGGCGCGCTCTACGGCGTGGCGGTGGGCGTGGGCTTCATCACGCTCCTGGTGGGCGGTATCGGCATCATGAACATCATGCTGGTGTCGGTGCGCGAGCGCACCCGGGAGATCGGCATCCGGCGCGCCCTGGGCGCGCGCAAGCGCACCATCGTGTTGCAGTTCCTCATGGAGGCCTCCGCGGTGTCCGCGCTGGGCGGCCTTTTGGGCACGATCGTGGGACTGGGCACGGCCAAGGTGCTCTCGCTCGTCACGCCCCTGGCCGCGGACGTGCGCTGGAGCACGGTGGCCGGCGGGGTGGGGTTCGCCGCCTTGGTGGGTCTGTTGTTCGGCATCTGGCCGGCGGCGCGCGCCGCCCAGTTGGATCCCGTGGAAGCCCTTCGCTACGAATGA
- a CDS encoding DUF1175 family protein, with protein sequence MPSLLLVLLLQAAPADVSELALRREVARLALAQVRQMDERWQPEQRDCAGLVRFVYREAYRRWRPERLATPLWLGPRGEPSHFADAETLLAHGFVRLGRDEATRESLRTGDLVAFRQERDAGPLFHLMLVVRPEDKAHAPARVIYHPGEKGAAVRTGLLPSLVTEAPLEWRPVPQNTAFLGFFRFKEWTR encoded by the coding sequence ATGCCCTCGCTCCTGCTCGTCCTGCTGCTCCAGGCCGCTCCGGCGGACGTGTCCGAGCTCGCGCTCCGGCGCGAGGTGGCGCGGCTGGCGCTCGCCCAGGTGCGGCAGATGGACGAGCGGTGGCAGCCCGAGCAGCGCGACTGCGCGGGGCTCGTGCGCTTCGTCTATCGGGAGGCCTACCGCCGCTGGCGGCCCGAGCGGCTCGCCACGCCGCTGTGGCTCGGGCCGCGCGGCGAGCCGAGCCACTTCGCGGACGCGGAGACGCTGCTCGCCCATGGCTTCGTCCGGCTCGGCCGGGACGAGGCCACGCGCGAGTCCCTGCGCACGGGCGACCTGGTGGCCTTCCGGCAGGAGCGCGACGCGGGTCCCCTGTTCCACCTGATGCTCGTGGTGCGCCCGGAGGACAAGGCCCATGCCCCCGCGCGCGTCATCTACCACCCGGGCGAGAAGGGGGCCGCGGTGCGCACCGGCCTCCTGCCCTCGCTCGTCACCGAGGCGCCCCTGGAGTGGCGTCCGGTCCCCCAGAACACCGCCTTCCTCGGCTTCTTCCGCTTCAAGGAGTGGACGCGATGA
- the mtgA gene encoding monofunctional biosynthetic peptidoglycan transglycosylase produces MSTRTMKVKQGNTGKTKQVPAKAAKGGKGGGKGKAATASSGGGWGRRLAMGLFLGLVVFVSYEYARLPDATALLKENPKTTALIDQRAEEAREQGHKARRRQSWVGLSAISKPAIDAVLLSEDASFYLHEGVDTKELENAIQEAIRQGKLGRGASTLTQQLAKNLWLSTDRSLLRKAKELLLTRRLEEALPKNRILALYLNVVEWGPGVYGIDAGAREHFGIPASQLSAAQGALLAAMLPAPRKRSVTSGSPALKKRAHWIIDQMQAVRRLSAAQAQASHAEIDQILGGRKTGGDEDDDGA; encoded by the coding sequence ATGAGCACCCGGACGATGAAGGTGAAGCAGGGGAACACGGGCAAGACGAAGCAGGTGCCCGCGAAGGCGGCCAAGGGCGGCAAGGGCGGTGGGAAGGGCAAGGCGGCCACGGCCTCGAGCGGGGGCGGGTGGGGGCGCCGCCTGGCGATGGGGCTCTTCCTGGGACTGGTGGTGTTCGTCTCCTACGAGTACGCGCGACTGCCGGACGCCACGGCGCTGCTCAAGGAGAACCCGAAGACGACGGCGCTCATCGATCAGCGGGCCGAGGAGGCCCGGGAGCAGGGCCACAAGGCCCGGCGCCGTCAGTCCTGGGTGGGCCTGTCCGCCATCTCCAAGCCGGCCATCGACGCGGTGCTCCTGTCCGAGGACGCGAGCTTCTACCTGCACGAGGGCGTGGACACGAAGGAGTTGGAGAACGCCATCCAGGAGGCCATCCGTCAGGGCAAGCTGGGCCGGGGCGCCTCCACGCTCACCCAGCAGCTGGCCAAGAACCTGTGGCTGTCCACGGATCGCAGCCTGCTGCGCAAGGCCAAGGAGCTGCTGCTCACCCGTCGCCTGGAGGAGGCGCTGCCCAAGAACCGGATCCTCGCGCTGTACCTGAATGTCGTGGAGTGGGGGCCGGGCGTGTACGGCATCGACGCGGGCGCGCGCGAGCACTTCGGCATTCCCGCCTCCCAACTGTCCGCGGCCCAGGGGGCCCTCCTGGCGGCCATGCTGCCCGCGCCGCGCAAACGCTCGGTGACCTCGGGCTCTCCGGCGCTCAAGAAGCGGGCCCATTGGATCATCGATCAAATGCAGGCGGTGCGGCGGCTGAGCGCGGCCCAGGCCCAGGCCTCCCACGCGGAGATCGATCAAATCCTCGGAGGTCGAAAGACCGGCGGGGACGAGGACGACGACGGCGCGTGA